A portion of the Hymenobacter yonginensis genome contains these proteins:
- a CDS encoding sensor histidine kinase, whose product MACQPATRPAGSPTLAPRFFALLRAGDSVYAQKQGYQSFAQAQRYYDSAQTLARRSQDTLLLAEAAFAQGRIYDAWNRQPHKTVAYFEQAAALFARLPAQWRRYYYARFLVAHAYDKVPDSLHAVQTLRHLRTELLREPAARLRQVPSTVEMALTATEVRNYPLADSLLRQLTRRDWVRNDPETYDYLDHYYLVQARLDVLHRRRPASPYLDSLRRVYRAGRNPFDREYYGQNLATLYAQAGRYPEAYAYMARTKRLSDSLTAGPGAAEMRQALLRAEDRAGRERHAADLIRSRTLLGLSLALVIISLLSFYLSRQRRLASERAVALAQANQALDEKVAQVELLNKEIQHRVKNNLHMVFSLLQMQERRTDNEEVLEQLQAARLRVESIAALHNQLLAGRPDRPLDLSAFLKELISAVVNCLANEQHVVTHLLTDDVRLPANGYVALSLILNEWVTNSIKYARPVGERLELTVRVRNQPDQVRIEYADNGQPPTPTNAPEPGLGSQIIGLLSRQLGATLRTLPTHPYHYELLIPHGTEN is encoded by the coding sequence GTGGCGTGTCAACCGGCTACCCGGCCCGCCGGCTCCCCTACGCTGGCCCCGCGCTTTTTTGCCCTATTGCGCGCCGGTGACTCGGTGTATGCCCAAAAACAGGGCTACCAGAGCTTTGCCCAGGCCCAGCGCTACTACGACAGTGCCCAGACGCTGGCGCGCCGCTCCCAGGACACGCTGCTGCTGGCGGAGGCCGCCTTTGCCCAGGGCCGCATCTACGACGCCTGGAACCGGCAGCCTCACAAAACCGTGGCGTACTTTGAGCAGGCGGCTGCCCTGTTTGCCCGCCTGCCCGCTCAGTGGCGCCGCTACTACTATGCCCGCTTCCTGGTGGCCCACGCCTACGACAAAGTGCCCGACAGCCTGCACGCCGTGCAGACCCTGCGCCATCTACGCACCGAACTGCTCCGGGAGCCGGCGGCCCGCTTGCGCCAGGTGCCCAGTACCGTCGAGATGGCCCTCACGGCCACCGAGGTGCGCAACTACCCACTGGCCGACAGCCTGCTGCGCCAGCTCACGCGCCGGGACTGGGTGCGCAACGACCCGGAAACCTACGATTACCTCGACCACTACTACCTGGTGCAGGCCCGCCTGGACGTGCTGCACCGCCGCCGCCCCGCCTCCCCGTATCTGGACTCACTGCGCCGCGTCTACCGCGCGGGCCGCAACCCCTTTGATCGGGAGTATTACGGCCAGAACCTGGCCACGCTCTACGCGCAGGCGGGCCGCTACCCCGAGGCTTACGCCTATATGGCCCGCACGAAACGGCTGAGCGACAGCCTGACGGCCGGACCGGGTGCGGCCGAGATGCGCCAGGCCCTGCTGCGCGCCGAAGACCGGGCCGGCCGGGAGCGCCACGCCGCGGACCTTATCCGCAGCCGTACGCTGCTGGGCCTGAGCCTGGCCCTGGTTATTATCTCGCTACTGAGCTTTTACCTCTCACGCCAGCGCCGCCTGGCCAGCGAACGGGCCGTGGCCCTGGCGCAGGCCAACCAGGCCCTGGACGAGAAAGTGGCCCAGGTGGAGCTGCTCAACAAGGAAATCCAGCACCGGGTGAAAAACAACCTGCACATGGTGTTCAGCCTGCTGCAGATGCAGGAGCGCCGCACGGACAATGAAGAAGTGCTCGAGCAGCTGCAGGCCGCCCGCCTGCGGGTGGAAAGCATCGCGGCCCTGCACAACCAGTTGCTGGCCGGCCGGCCCGACAGACCGCTGGACCTGAGTGCGTTTCTGAAAGAGCTGATTTCGGCCGTGGTCAACTGCTTAGCCAACGAGCAGCACGTGGTCACGCACCTGCTCACCGACGACGTACGCCTGCCCGCTAACGGCTACGTGGCCCTCTCGCTGATTCTCAACGAGTGGGTAACCAACTCCATCAAGTACGCCCGGCCGGTGGGCGAGCGGCTCGAACTCACGGTACGCGTGCGCAACCAGCCCGACCAGGTCCGCATCGAGTACGCTGATAATGGCCAGCCGCCCACGCCGACCAACGCCCCGGAGCCGGGCCTGGGCAGCCAGATTATCGGTTTGCTGAGCCGCCAGCTGGGGGCCACGCTCCGTACCTTGCCGACGCATCCCTATCACTACGAGCTACTCATCCCGCATGGAACCGAAAATTAA
- a CDS encoding IPT/TIG domain-containing protein produces MVYQPPTLTALTPAETRPGAVVQLTSTHFSPVAALDSVWFNGVAARVLQATATSLQVDVPVGAGTGRVHLSTLGGMVERTQSFRIWYPPLITGFSPAKAAANAVVTVTGSALAEDGSRNSVFFGAARATVLQASSGRVQVRVPRDAESGPVRLETPGGAASAAGFIFLPAPVITAYQPTQGSVGTPVTLTGRHFQVDGQTDTIWLAGVPARLVSASPTELRVLVPRGTRTGA; encoded by the coding sequence GTGGTTTACCAGCCGCCCACGCTGACGGCCCTGACTCCGGCCGAAACCCGGCCGGGCGCTGTGGTACAGCTCACCAGTACCCACTTCTCGCCGGTGGCGGCCCTGGATAGCGTGTGGTTTAACGGCGTGGCCGCGCGCGTGCTGCAAGCAACTGCCACGAGTCTGCAGGTGGACGTGCCCGTCGGGGCTGGCACGGGCCGCGTCCACCTGAGCACGCTGGGCGGTATGGTGGAAAGAACCCAGTCATTCCGGATCTGGTATCCGCCGCTGATCACGGGCTTCAGCCCGGCCAAGGCTGCGGCCAACGCCGTGGTGACGGTAACAGGCAGCGCGCTGGCCGAAGACGGCAGTCGCAACAGTGTATTTTTCGGTGCCGCCCGGGCCACCGTGCTGCAGGCCAGCAGCGGCCGCGTGCAGGTGCGCGTGCCCCGCGACGCCGAATCCGGGCCGGTTCGACTGGAAACGCCCGGAGGAGCAGCCAGCGCGGCCGGCTTCATCTTCCTGCCCGCTCCGGTTATTACGGCTTACCAGCCAACCCAGGGCAGTGTGGGTACTCCCGTAACCCTGACAGGCCGGCACTTTCAGGTCGACGGGCAGACGGATACCATCTGGCTGGCCGGAGTTCCCGCCCGTCTGGTAAGTGCCTCGCCCACGGAGCTGCGCGTGCTGGTACCGCGGGGCACCCGTACCGGCGCGTAG
- a CDS encoding response regulator: MPEPPYALALIEDQAPIREMLQEYLCAQPEFECELVAESVEAFLAALPTAARPPQLILSDIGLPGLSGIEGIPLLQARLPQAQVVMLSVYAEAERVYQALCAGAVGYLLKDTPLRELKEHLLQVMAGGSPMSPGVARHVVQAFQRMSQQPAPAAGPGGEPLTARELDIVRGIEDGLSYKLIASRHNISLDTVRNHIRSVYRKLHINSKGELLARALQRHRG; the protein is encoded by the coding sequence ATGCCGGAGCCGCCCTACGCCCTTGCCCTGATTGAAGACCAGGCCCCCATCCGGGAGATGCTGCAGGAATACCTGTGCGCCCAGCCCGAGTTCGAGTGCGAGCTGGTGGCCGAATCAGTGGAGGCGTTTCTGGCCGCGTTGCCCACCGCCGCGCGCCCGCCCCAGCTGATTCTCTCCGACATCGGCCTGCCGGGCCTCTCCGGCATTGAGGGCATCCCGCTGCTGCAGGCCCGCCTGCCCCAGGCCCAGGTGGTGATGCTGAGCGTGTACGCCGAGGCCGAGCGCGTGTACCAGGCCCTGTGCGCGGGAGCCGTGGGTTATTTGCTCAAGGACACGCCCCTGCGCGAGCTCAAGGAGCACCTGCTGCAGGTGATGGCCGGCGGCTCGCCCATGAGCCCCGGCGTGGCCCGGCACGTGGTGCAGGCCTTCCAGCGCATGAGCCAGCAGCCCGCCCCGGCTGCCGGACCGGGGGGCGAGCCGCTTACGGCCCGCGAGCTGGACATTGTGCGCGGCATCGAGGACGGGCTCAGCTACAAGCTCATTGCCAGCCGCCACAACATCAGCCTCGACACGGTGCGCAACCACATCCGCAGCGTGTACCGCAAGCTGCACATCAACTCCAAGGGCGAGCTGCTGGCCCGCGCCCTGCAGCGCCACCGGGGCTAG
- a CDS encoding phage tail protein: protein MDEYLGIIKLFAGNFAPRGWALCNGQLLSITQNTALFSILGTVYGGDGQTTFALPNLQSRVPVGAGQGAGLSFYSQGELGGTETVTLTLGQMPAHSHGLNASTAAGTTDVPTGNVLAQPAGATGSGDSVTVTSYATGTATTALNPTSVSASGSSQPHENRPPFLAMNYIICTEGLFPSRS, encoded by the coding sequence ATGGACGAATACCTCGGCATTATCAAACTCTTCGCCGGCAACTTTGCCCCGCGCGGCTGGGCCCTCTGCAATGGCCAGCTTCTTTCCATCACCCAGAACACCGCCCTGTTCAGCATTCTGGGCACTGTTTACGGTGGAGATGGTCAGACGACTTTCGCGCTACCCAACCTGCAAAGCCGGGTGCCGGTAGGAGCCGGGCAGGGCGCAGGCCTCTCTTTTTATTCGCAGGGAGAGCTAGGTGGCACGGAAACAGTGACGCTGACCTTGGGCCAGATGCCGGCCCACAGCCACGGGCTCAACGCCAGTACCGCCGCCGGCACCACCGACGTGCCGACCGGTAACGTGCTGGCGCAGCCCGCCGGCGCCACGGGCAGTGGCGACTCCGTTACCGTCACCAGCTATGCTACCGGAACGGCCACTACCGCCCTGAATCCAACTTCTGTCAGCGCTTCCGGTAGTTCGCAGCCGCATGAAAACCGTCCCCCTTTCCTGGCTATGAACTATATCATCTGCACGGAAGGGTTATTCCCGTCGCGCAGCTAA
- a CDS encoding response regulator transcription factor, with translation MEPKINLLVVEDEALIAENLRLSLEDLGYHVSTICYTFAEAERALTAPTLPADLVLLDINLSSADPARSGLALGQLLQERQGPPFLFLTAYSDLDTIREATRLRPSGYLIKPVNNATLFAAIQTALENHQRHQQALPPGPAEVTAKETATGGPPDFFFVKLGDRTHRLLWAEVSALEAGKNYVTLRTAAYKSGYPIRGSLTYVLEQLVPAALRPQFLRVSRSMCLNVAYLTGFDQEYLYCGDHRYENTPTGQALVQAALRQR, from the coding sequence ATGGAACCGAAAATTAACCTATTGGTGGTAGAAGACGAAGCGCTGATTGCCGAAAACCTGCGTCTGAGCCTGGAGGATCTGGGCTACCACGTGTCCACCATCTGCTACACGTTTGCCGAGGCTGAGCGGGCACTAACCGCGCCCACGCTGCCGGCCGACCTGGTGCTGCTCGACATCAACCTGAGCAGCGCCGACCCGGCCCGCAGCGGCCTGGCCCTGGGCCAGCTGCTGCAGGAGCGGCAGGGTCCGCCCTTCCTGTTTTTGACGGCCTACTCCGACCTGGATACCATTCGGGAGGCCACCCGCCTGCGGCCCAGCGGCTACCTGATCAAGCCGGTCAACAACGCCACCCTGTTTGCCGCTATCCAGACCGCCTTGGAAAACCACCAGCGCCACCAGCAGGCCCTGCCGCCCGGCCCGGCCGAGGTGACGGCCAAGGAAACTGCCACCGGCGGGCCGCCCGATTTCTTCTTCGTCAAACTGGGCGACCGGACCCACCGCTTATTGTGGGCCGAGGTGTCGGCCCTGGAAGCGGGAAAGAACTATGTAACCCTGCGCACGGCGGCCTACAAATCCGGCTATCCGATCCGGGGCTCACTCACTTACGTGCTGGAGCAGCTAGTGCCCGCAGCTCTGCGCCCACAGTTTTTACGCGTCAGCCGTAGCATGTGCCTCAACGTGGCTTACTTAACCGGCTTCGATCAGGAGTACCTCTATTGCGGCGACCATCGCTACGAGAATACGCCCACCGGCCAGGCGCTGGTGCAGGCTGCCTTGCGCCAGCGGTAG
- a CDS encoding IPT/TIG domain-containing protein yields MYQTFNQGHTSVALSYPAVLASPAVLALSPAQGRGGTLVTIADRRLALLPAAPAIYFNGVLAPLVSAIPAGLVVRVPGGATTGRVKVVTADGAG; encoded by the coding sequence TTGTACCAAACTTTTAACCAAGGCCATACAAGTGTCGCCTTGAGCTACCCGGCGGTATTGGCCTCCCCGGCGGTATTGGCGCTGAGTCCGGCGCAGGGCCGGGGCGGCACGCTGGTCACGATTGCCGATCGCCGCCTGGCCTTGCTGCCGGCCGCTCCCGCCATCTACTTCAACGGGGTACTGGCCCCACTGGTCAGCGCTATCCCCGCAGGTCTCGTGGTGCGGGTGCCGGGCGGGGCTACCACGGGCCGGGTGAAAGTGGTAACTGCGGACGGCGCCGGGTAG
- a CDS encoding T9SS type A sorting domain-containing protein gives MAGRSSRPSGKCLAHGAARAGTAGHPYRRVAVWAGSACSSAEFELQALPAQTATSVFPNPTRGPVTVRWTQADFSVHAVELINAVGRRVLQRSASLAEADELQLELELSGVRAGFYMIILHTSQGKVFKRLSVL, from the coding sequence CTGGCTGGCCGGAGTTCCCGCCCGTCTGGTAAGTGCCTCGCCCACGGAGCTGCGCGTGCTGGTACCGCGGGGCACCCGTACCGGCGCGTAGCCGTTTGGGCCGGTAGTGCCTGCAGTTCGGCCGAGTTCGAACTGCAGGCACTACCGGCCCAAACGGCTACCAGCGTTTTTCCCAACCCCACCCGCGGCCCGGTAACCGTCCGGTGGACCCAGGCCGATTTCAGCGTGCACGCAGTGGAGCTGATCAATGCGGTGGGACGCCGGGTGCTGCAGCGCTCCGCAAGCTTGGCTGAAGCGGATGAGCTGCAGCTGGAGCTGGAGCTAAGCGGCGTGCGAGCCGGCTTTTACATGATCATTCTGCATACAAGCCAGGGAAAGGTATTTAAACGCCTCTCGGTTCTTTAA
- a CDS encoding S41 family peptidase, giving the protein MKRLRYFGILLFVGACCRADGAEHLPPYPAVRSYLEEVAQVLQANFLNRAAVDWVAFRQQLLTKAAGANTPEQAWPAVTAAIQALGDKHTQFYCARPTEGAAPLAAWQPPLFPDESVPEDIGYLRIPWVVGSPPQLAAYITQLQGHLRERDTPGLKGWIVDLRGNMGGNMWPMLVAAGPLLGEDTLGYSIDASNTRTAWRYEKGKALANGDIEAQTASYYTLKTTNPVVAVLTDSLTASSGEAMTVAFKGRKHTRSFGASTCGVSTGRSRFSLSDGSVLLLTTAVFADRRLVRYGHAIAPDEPLRPAETVPRAIRWIREEFTAKTQAGRPQNR; this is encoded by the coding sequence ATGAAACGGTTACGCTACTTCGGCATTTTGCTTTTCGTCGGTGCCTGCTGCAGGGCTGACGGGGCGGAACACCTACCCCCCTATCCGGCAGTGCGCAGCTACCTGGAGGAGGTAGCCCAAGTACTGCAAGCCAATTTCCTTAACCGGGCGGCCGTGGATTGGGTGGCTTTCAGGCAGCAGCTGCTCACGAAAGCAGCGGGCGCCAACACCCCTGAGCAGGCCTGGCCGGCGGTTACAGCTGCCATCCAGGCCCTGGGCGATAAGCACACGCAGTTTTACTGCGCCCGCCCGACCGAAGGCGCCGCCCCCCTGGCTGCCTGGCAGCCCCCGCTCTTTCCTGACGAGTCGGTGCCGGAAGACATCGGCTACCTCAGAATTCCCTGGGTTGTCGGCAGCCCGCCGCAGCTGGCCGCGTACATCACCCAGCTGCAGGGGCACCTGCGGGAGCGGGACACGCCTGGGCTCAAAGGCTGGATTGTGGATTTGCGGGGGAATATGGGCGGAAATATGTGGCCGATGCTCGTGGCCGCGGGGCCCCTTCTGGGAGAAGATACGCTCGGCTACAGCATTGACGCCAGCAACACCCGAACCGCGTGGCGCTACGAAAAGGGCAAGGCCTTGGCAAACGGCGACATCGAGGCGCAGACCGCCAGCTACTATACCCTGAAAACCACCAACCCGGTAGTGGCCGTGCTCACCGACAGCCTGACGGCCAGCTCGGGCGAGGCCATGACCGTGGCCTTCAAGGGCCGCAAACATACCAGAAGCTTCGGGGCAAGTACGTGCGGCGTTTCTACCGGCAGAAGCCGCTTTTCTCTGTCCGATGGATCCGTTCTGCTGCTGACAACCGCTGTGTTCGCCGACCGCCGCCTGGTTCGGTACGGCCACGCCATTGCCCCCGACGAGCCCCTCCGGCCGGCTGAAACCGTGCCGCGCGCCATCCGCTGGATCAGGGAGGAGTTCACAGCGAAAACCCAGGCAGGCAGGCCGCAGAACCGGTAG
- a CDS encoding DUF5694 domain-containing protein has product MIFGLTHLDSAPATFQVAWLEPVLCRLRAYKPDIVLTEALSGEQVMGLEAYAAYHGDAGKYAGPTLQMAQAAQADLHLTAAQALVQANVLCQKGNLTPPERRRLAGLFVAAAEPLSAAVQWMRLPVAERIGADGISPTLAKQITRWANMRNEMSSMAARLAADLGLERVYGAGDHLSDVVQPDFAAMQAAVAATPGQVELFNHDTPEFRAVPEEAMKMTSAAEVMPMLKWKNSPRFAELDADAQWFSMLRSATMGRVGRQRVAAWEAQNLRMAVAVREAMAPIAGGRVLLIVGAAHKPFIEAYLRAFTDLEIVSVPALLETKPPGCPE; this is encoded by the coding sequence ATGATCTTCGGGCTCACGCACCTTGATTCCGCGCCGGCTACCTTTCAGGTTGCCTGGCTCGAACCCGTGCTCTGCCGCCTGCGTGCCTACAAGCCGGATATCGTGTTGACCGAGGCTTTGTCGGGCGAGCAGGTGATGGGCCTGGAGGCATATGCCGCCTACCATGGCGACGCGGGCAAGTATGCGGGCCCAACCCTGCAGATGGCTCAGGCGGCCCAGGCGGACCTTCACCTGACGGCAGCTCAGGCCCTGGTGCAGGCCAACGTGTTGTGCCAGAAAGGAAACTTAACGCCCCCTGAACGGCGCCGCCTGGCGGGCTTGTTTGTCGCGGCGGCCGAGCCGTTGTCGGCGGCAGTCCAATGGATGCGGCTGCCGGTGGCCGAGCGCATCGGGGCCGATGGCATCTCCCCCACCCTGGCCAAACAAATCACTCGTTGGGCGAATATGCGCAATGAAATGTCCTCGATGGCGGCGCGGCTGGCGGCAGACCTCGGCCTGGAGCGGGTGTACGGCGCCGGCGACCACCTGAGTGACGTCGTGCAGCCGGACTTTGCGGCGATGCAGGCAGCCGTCGCGGCAACGCCAGGCCAGGTGGAGCTGTTCAACCACGACACGCCCGAGTTCCGGGCAGTGCCCGAAGAAGCCATGAAAATGACCAGCGCTGCTGAGGTTATGCCCATGCTGAAGTGGAAAAATTCGCCCCGCTTCGCTGAGCTGGACGCAGATGCGCAGTGGTTCTCCATGCTCCGCAGCGCTACCATGGGGCGGGTAGGGCGGCAGCGGGTGGCCGCGTGGGAAGCGCAGAACCTGCGCATGGCCGTGGCGGTGCGGGAGGCGATGGCCCCGATTGCCGGGGGCCGGGTGCTGCTCATCGTAGGAGCCGCGCACAAGCCCTTCATCGAAGCGTATCTGCGGGCATTCACCGACTTGGAAATAGTATCGGTACCGGCCCTGCTGGAAACGAAGCCCCCGGGCTGCCCCGAATAG
- a CDS encoding tetratricopeptide repeat protein translates to MKRLGYLLVLGLGLLGWPRNGQAQTLPLPLPRLRVVRDSLTDLLAREPRPDTLRVQRLNTLGFALRINDPPRTRALARQALALAERLRYPSGMMEAHFTLGYDYRVRSHYDSALFHSRQALAWATRTRNPLTQSRAYYNLCRIYTEQGDYAAALGPSLDGLALARALHRPQVEALQLVQAGRVELGLGELTLARQYVEEARDLLPTVRDSVCTAVVYQGLGDIDRRQGRWQAAHRAYTRTLRAYRTIYTERGLLPVELLLAEMRARLTDEAAVRPTAWQLLARARRLQMPEQTAGAALLLARSWQTTRPDSARTYAALSLTAAAGHRLLPLAHDAAQLLARASGQLGDFRRAYDYQAQAAAFADTLSGEDTRRRLSAAQARALRSRTQLQLDVLRQQQELERLRHQQQVAGLLALLALTALVVVGLVWSFRRRQARREAALRTRLAADLHDDVGNLLTQVSMQADLLQEISPATDAPAQARLRRLSETSRRARREMTDVVWGLQTPLLTLPALLTRLRDHAYEVLPAAELTVDFDVTDAGPEQALPPLLGQHLYLIYKEALHNVVKHARHATHVQVRVARHEGQLRLRVQDNGQPAPATAAGEPAPARSGGGNGLRNMHRRAETLGGSLYAAPGPAGFQVEARLPAS, encoded by the coding sequence ATGAAACGGTTGGGGTATCTGCTGGTGCTGGGCTTGGGGCTGCTCGGCTGGCCCCGGAATGGACAGGCCCAAACCCTCCCCTTGCCGCTGCCGCGCCTGCGGGTAGTGCGCGACAGCCTCACGGACCTGCTGGCCCGTGAGCCGCGGCCCGATACGCTGCGCGTGCAGCGCCTCAACACCCTGGGCTTCGCTCTGCGCATCAACGACCCGCCCCGGACGCGGGCCCTGGCCCGGCAGGCCCTAGCTTTGGCCGAGCGGCTGCGCTACCCTTCCGGAATGATGGAAGCCCATTTCACCCTCGGCTACGACTACCGGGTTCGCAGCCACTATGATTCGGCCTTATTCCACAGCCGGCAGGCGCTGGCCTGGGCCACCCGCACCCGCAACCCGCTCACCCAGTCGCGGGCCTACTACAACCTGTGCCGAATCTACACCGAGCAGGGCGATTACGCCGCTGCCCTCGGCCCCAGCCTCGACGGGCTGGCGCTGGCCCGCGCCCTGCACCGGCCCCAGGTGGAGGCGCTGCAGCTGGTGCAGGCCGGCCGCGTGGAGCTGGGGCTGGGCGAGCTGACGCTGGCCCGGCAGTACGTGGAAGAAGCGCGCGACCTGCTGCCCACCGTCCGGGACTCGGTCTGCACGGCCGTGGTGTACCAGGGGCTGGGCGACATTGACCGCCGGCAGGGGCGGTGGCAGGCCGCCCACCGGGCCTACACCCGCACGCTGCGCGCCTACCGCACCATCTACACCGAGCGGGGCCTGCTGCCCGTTGAGCTGCTGCTGGCTGAGATGCGCGCGCGGCTGACCGACGAGGCGGCCGTGCGCCCCACGGCCTGGCAGCTGCTGGCCCGGGCCCGCCGCCTCCAGATGCCCGAGCAGACCGCCGGCGCGGCCCTGCTGCTGGCCCGCTCCTGGCAAACTACCCGCCCCGACAGCGCCCGCACCTACGCCGCGCTGAGCCTAACCGCCGCCGCCGGCCACCGCCTGCTTCCGCTGGCCCACGACGCGGCCCAGCTGCTGGCCCGCGCCAGCGGTCAGCTGGGCGACTTCCGCCGGGCCTATGACTATCAGGCCCAGGCCGCGGCCTTCGCTGATACGCTCAGCGGCGAGGATACCCGCCGCCGGCTTTCAGCGGCCCAGGCCCGGGCCCTGCGCTCACGCACTCAGCTGCAGCTGGATGTGCTGCGGCAGCAGCAGGAGCTGGAGCGCCTGCGCCACCAGCAGCAGGTGGCCGGGCTGCTGGCCCTGCTGGCGCTGACGGCTCTGGTAGTGGTGGGGCTGGTGTGGTCGTTTCGGCGGCGGCAGGCCCGGCGGGAGGCCGCCCTGCGTACCCGGTTGGCGGCCGACCTGCACGACGACGTGGGCAATCTGCTCACCCAGGTAAGCATGCAGGCCGATCTGCTGCAGGAAATCAGCCCGGCCACGGACGCTCCGGCCCAGGCCCGGCTGCGCCGCCTGAGCGAAACCAGCCGCCGGGCCCGGCGCGAGATGACCGATGTGGTGTGGGGCCTGCAGACCCCGCTGCTCACGCTGCCCGCCCTGCTCACCCGCCTGCGCGACCACGCCTACGAGGTGCTGCCCGCCGCCGAGCTGACCGTGGATTTCGACGTAACCGACGCCGGACCGGAGCAGGCCCTGCCGCCGCTGCTGGGGCAGCACCTGTACCTAATTTACAAAGAGGCATTGCACAATGTGGTCAAGCACGCCCGCCACGCCACCCACGTGCAGGTGCGCGTGGCCCGGCACGAGGGCCAGCTGCGCCTGCGCGTGCAGGACAACGGGCAGCCAGCCCCCGCCACGGCGGCCGGTGAGCCGGCTCCGGCCCGCTCCGGAGGCGGCAACGGCCTGCGCAATATGCACCGGCGCGCCGAGACGCTGGGCGGTTCTCTATACGCAGCGCCCGGCCCGGCCGGGTTTCAGGTGGAAGCCCGCCTACCCGCATCCTAA